The genomic segment TGCACTAAAAAGAAATGAATCATATCAAATGGAGGTGCAATTCCAGCTGGACCGCCTCAACTACTGCACCATGCACAGGGCTGTCGATCTTCTTCCCGATACAAAGACTGTGCTGCCAGTCCTTAAAAGTTGTGTAATTCCTAATGGTAACAtcacctgtgaaaatctcaacACAAAGCAGCAATTAGCAATTGAATTTATCACAGGGAATTCTAATGTCAAAAACCTTGTGGCACCCCTCCTGATTTATGGACCTTTTGGAACTGGGAAGACATTCACCCTTGCAACAGCAGCCAGTGAGCTTTGTAAGGATCCTCAGAACAAAGTTCTCATTTGCACCCACACCAACAGGTAATATATTGAAAATATATGCATCAGTCTGGGCagttttctctttattcaaagCTTGAATAATTTTAGACTTATTCAGAGTCTAAAATTGGGTTAAACTTTGTTCTAAAGTGAAGGGTTGGCATATCTCAGTTAACATTACACTTGGGTAATGTTTCAACAACATTTTAATGACTAtacatttctttaaaacaaaaaaaaggtttctgAGTAGATAGAGCAGGTCACTAATTAGAAGGCACttaagcacagaaaaaaacaatctaATCAAATGCTAACATTTACTTGTCATTTCCTTTCAGTTCAGCAGATCTATATGTCAGAGAACACTTCCATCCAATCATCAGCAAGAAAAATGGTGGAATCAGGCCAATCagaataaaagcaaacaaacaagggACTGCTTTGCATGCTACTGATAGCATTACTTTGAAATACTGTCTTCTTTCAGAAGAAGGACATTATTTTCTACCACCTACAAAAGCTGCTCTAGATCAGCACAACATAATCATAACTACCACAACCATGGCAAGACATTTTCATGACCTAAATCTTCCAGAGGGATACTTCACCCACATTCTGATTGATGAAGCCTCTCAGATGCTAGAATGTGAAGCCCTAATGGCCCTTGGTCTTGCTGGAGCAAACACAAGAGTTGTTCTAGCAGGAGATCACATGCAAATGGGACCAAAGCTTTTCTCCGTGCCTGACCATGATCGTTCAAATCACACACTCCTCACTCGCTTGTTCCACTATTATCAAGACCAAAACTGTGATGCTGCTAAGAAAAGCAGAATCATTTTTCATGAAAATTATCGCTCAACCAGAGAAATTGTGGAGTTTGTCGCCACCCATTTTTACGTTGGTAAAAATGATTTCATCAAAGCTGCTGGAGATGTTCCAGCTCCTACAAACTGCCATGCCCTGAAGTTTCACCATGTCAGGGGAGAGTGCCTCTTGGAGACAGTATCGATGTCTTGGTATAACAACACAGAGGTGACAGAAGTGGTTGAAGTAGTGAAAGATATTCTTAAACACTGGCCAGCAAGCTGGGGTCACAAGGACCAAAGTTCAGTCTGCATTCTGTCAGAGGGATTTCAGGTAATAACTTTTTGTGTTGAGTCCAGTTATAATCAGACTAAAAGATAAACATTAATCACAGTAATGATAAATACAGGACTTTAAGATAAACTCCAAGACACACATGTAAAGAtatgattaaaacattttttcgtTGATTTCTTTGATTTATAGGTTCCTCGAATTAGGACAGCGCTTTCAAGCAGAAACCTTGCAAACATCAATGTTGAGAGACTTGCAAATGTTCAAGGTAAAGACCCCTTGTCAGATTCTCCATTATTGTAGACAGAAAGGAAGTCTAAACTCTCACTGTTTAAATACTGCATcgctattattatcattttcaaATAACTCCTTGCATGTGTCTACAGGAAAACAGTTCAGAGCAGTCATAATGACAACTGTGCAAACACGCGACAGCCTAAAAACATCTCACCTGCCTGGTCTGGAGATGTTCAATGATGCCCGTGTTTTAAACACTGCGATGACAAGGGCTCAATCCCAGGTGGTTGTAATTGGAGATGCTGCTGCCCTGTGTTGCTTTGGGAAATGTTCAGGAATCTGGAAGAGTTTCATAAACCACTGCATCAACAGCAACAGTGTTGCACCACAGCATTTCACTAAAGAGTTCTTTGAACAAGATATTATGGAAACTGCAAAGTTTCAGAAGTTTGAACATGTGGATGAGAGCCACACTCTAGATGATGCAATTCTTAAAGAGCTGAAAGATGATTATGAGCAACTGAAAACAGATGAAGACAGTTTGGAATTTCAGATGACCTTTTCAAATCACGATGGGTCAAGAGCACTATACAATTTCACCAATACTGGCACAGATCTATTAAAGATGTGTGAAAAACAACCAGAGATTTACAAACAGGGGAAGTTGATCAGGGAATCACACAGGAAAGGCTACGTCATACCATTTCATAATCCAACCAAACGAATAAGCATCGTGGGACAGGCAAACCTTGGTAAGGCCTTTACTGGAGATGAAGTGGTCCTCcacaaaacaaaagttgtaaGCATCACCAAGAAAGAAGAATCAGCACGTGTACTTCTGTGCCTGCTTGAGGATGAAGATCACAGCAAGTCACGACAGAATTCTGAAAGCAAATTTATCAGAAGGATGATGATACCGATAAAAAAATCGGAGCCCAAAATATGCGTACTGATCCTCAAGAATCAACGCAACTTTATGCCAATATGGGAGGAAATTGATGGAGAATGGACAGTTGCAACACAAAAGTATATTGATGAAAAtctaaaacagaacagtgtATTCAAGGTGGAAGTGATTTGCTGGaatgaaaacaatttttttccaTTGGGGTACGTCATAGATATTCTTCCAGTTGGCAGCTCTTTGGATTCTGGACTAAAGATCCTGAATGAAGAATTCAAAGTTGCATACAATACATGCAAATCGGGCAAGGCCGTTTCCAACACTGATGAAAACAATACAAACAGACAGGACTTGCGTGAGTTAATCACTTTTACTGTGGATCCTGCAGAAGCAAAGGTCCTGGATGATGCTATCAGCGTCAGGGAACTTGAAGATCATTATGAGTTGGGACTCCATATTGCTGATGTGGCAAGTGTTGTGAAGCCAGGTGATGATTTAGACAGGGCTGCAGAACAAAGTGGCACTACATACTACTGTGCTGAGGAGAAACCTATTTCCATGTTTCCCCAGGACTTGAGCATTCAACTCAGTCTGCAAAAAGGTCGAGATCGCAGGGTGGTCTCATTGATTTTCAAAGCAGAAAAGAATACAAACAAGATAACAGAAAAACCCACATTTCAGCTTTCTCTAATTAACTCTGACAAGCAGCTGTCATATTTAGAGGCAGAGGACATCATCTCCAAAAGCTATAAAGAGACCCCCAAATTTGATACTGTTGAGCATTGTGTAACAGTTGCTTACTGTTTTGCAAAAGCTCAAAGGAAGATAAGACTTAAATCTGACTGGGCTTATTCTCAAACCGATGCTGACAGATTGCCCGGGAAGCGCAAAGCCCATCTGATGATTGAAGAGCTTGCTGTGTTATTTAACCAACATGCATCCGAGACTTTGATCAGCTATGACAAAACCAGGTATTCCACACCACTTCGCTGTCAGGCAAAACCAGATCCTGTAAAGGTAGAAGAATTCAAAGAGGAATGTGGAGAATTAATACCATTGTCTTTTCTCGTGCGGCACAAAGTAGACCATGAACAACAAAGCCCAAAGTGTCAAAACTTTCGCATACTCCCTGAAGTGTGGAAAGAAATTGTTGCAGCGGCCAGAACAGATGATACAGACAAAATGATAGATCTAGTTGCTGCTGATGAAATCCACCCTCTGATACAACCAGTCACTCAAATGTTCAGAAGGTGCTTCAGTAAAGCTTACGTCATCTGTTCAAAATCATCTCCTGAGGCAGAAATAGGGCATTATTCTCTGAACCTAAAGTCTTACACAAAAGCTTCCTCACCAATACGGCAGTACATGGATGTCATTTTGCAAAGACTCTTGCATTCTTTCATATGTAATACAAATGTACAATACACTAAATCAAGGATCATGGCTTTGTGCAGTCAATTTCAGGAGAACCTCAAGAATGCCGAGAAGTATGAACAGAAGGCTGAGCAAATTTCATATGCAGTGAGcatgaaaaaacaaagtgcTTCAAAGATAGCCTTTGTTGTTCAGGCAAATCCTGAAGAAGACAGTTTTGCAGTAGCTTTTCCCTTTAACAAGAACATATTTGTCGGGAATTTGCCAATTATGTACAAAGATTTGCAACCAGATGATCAGCCATTTTacaatgaagaaaaacacagcGTCACTCTTAAATGGAAAAGACGGATCTATTCAGCTGATGCCATGCAAATCCACCAAGAGCTGAAAATGATGGCAGATAGTCGTCCTTGCATTGAGGTTCTATTGACAGTATGGAAAGATACTATTGAGGCAATTGACAATGGAAAATTAGATCATGCAAAGCGTCTCATAATGCATGCTGATGCTGATTTGAAGGAACtggaaaaacaaactgttttgcCTCAGTCCTCTGAAGGTTGCTATACCCAGGCTGAAAAGTGTCTCTCTGAGAAGCAAGAAATACCAGAGATGCAAAGTGAGCATTTTGCTGACATCCAACTCGAGTTGCAGCCAGGTGACATCCTACAGGTCCAATTGACTTCAAGGATTAAAAGAGGTTATCAAATGCCCACTGTTCAGTTGGTACACATTAAAccaaagtttgaaatttgtgttgacCATGTCAACAGCCCTATCACATGCTTCTCCAGATCGGCAGATATTCCTTCAAGGACTCATTACAATGATACCAAGGAGTATATACGAATCTGGAAACCTTTGTGTGAGATGGAATCTGCTGCTAACGCAGTGAATGAAAGTGATATCGTTATCATTGAGAACCTCCAGGTAAAGTTTAACCAAGAGTTGGAAGGCATACTCAAAGGAAGCTTTTTGTTACCGCTACAATGGATCAACGAATGGGCCATTGAATTTAACCTTCGAAACTGCTTTCTGTGCATACGGAAAAGAGGTCTCAAACTGGAAACTTCAAATGTGGAAACTTCAAAGGTGGAAACTTCTAACGTGGAATATTCCACCCTGGTAGACCCAAAAGAGTTCACATGGGTAGCCCATGGTATCACAAGTAATgcagaaaaattgaaaaatggTGGAAGTAAAGTGGAGTTCTACATCAGTCACCTGCCTATGGAGGACAttcctaaatgtatttttcagaaaaacactCATTTCACAGTTGAAATCATTCCAAAACTCATCCCTGACATGTAAGTTCAATagtaattcagttttatattaCATTGCTTACTGCTGGATagttgaaacttttttttttcagttacacATTTTCTTACTTTGATTGACACTGATTTACTTCTTTATTTCTGTAGCCGGAAAGAAAATGCTGTAGTCAACATTACGTCTGCATGTGACTTTGTTAAGGCTATAGCTCTAGGGCAGCGCATTCCAAGAGAGGGTATGTACATCATTCATCAATAAATAGTTTGATACTTATATCCATTAGTTACACAGAAAATTACAAGCTCCAAacccagaattttttttaaaaaattaaattttttaaaagtttgcaTTGTGTTTCAGTTAAATCAAGCTTAAATATTGTGAGGAGAAAGATAAATGGACTGCCAGCGCTGAACCAGAGCCAGTACCATGCAGTAGATAAAGCTCTAAATAATACCTTCACACTGATACAAGGGCCCCCTGGTAGGTGTGTCAACTTGTGTACCTTGATGGTTCATATTTTCTGCAAAGGCTTAAACCATTTTCTTTGCCTCTTAGGAACTGGAAAAACAGTAGTAGGTGTGTACATTGTACACAGTTTTTTTGAGCACAActctaaaaagaaaagaaaatgggaTGACCCAAAGgataaggaaaagaaagaagtcaTTCTCTACTGTGGGCCATCCAACAAGTCTGTTGATGTTGTAGCAGGCAAGTTATGTTGATTCTCTGCAGAATTTAATCTCAATTTCATCTTTGAAGTGGTCATCAAAACCCATCGTGTTCTGTGTGTCTTTTATTGCTGTAACACAGAGTATTTAATGAGGTTTAAGGACAGCCTAAGGCCCCTCAGGGTTTACAGCCAAGAAGTGGAGATGCTTGATTTCCCTTTTCCAGACTGCAAGCTGCAGTTTTCCCAAAGAACACTTCGCCAAGATCGTTCCAAACCAGAGCTCAGGTACTGCAATCATATCAGTTGGTGACTAACTGCATTTGGATTGTTTTGTTGATTGTTAGTATAACGCTGGCCTCTTTTACATGAATTTAGGGATATCACTATGCATCACCGCATGCGTCAGGaccaaaacatttattcagctcAAATAAAAGACTTTGATAAACGTATTAAACTTGCTTTTGAAAAAAAGGGACAACTGACTGCTGAAGAAGTGAAAGAGTAagtaatttttatgttttttattttttagtgccTGAAACATAATTTTTTGACCTCTTAAACTCATGTATTGTTGGAAGATTTtggaacattttttaaataaatgttagtGAGACTATTATTTGCAATAAAAGCAATCAATTTTGCATAAAAATCAGTTGAAGGAACTGCATGGATTGTTTTCCTCTAGATACAAAAACCTTCTCAGAAAAGCTCGGGCATATGAACTCCAACACCACGACATCATACTGTGCACATGTACGCAGTCTTCCACCCCAGTCTTGACTAAGACTGTCACTGCACGTCAGATTCTAATTGATGAGTGTGCTATGGCCACTGAACCCCAGGCCCTGATTCCACTTGTCTGCAACAAACCGGAAAAGGTTTGAACATCATcaaatgctgtgtttccttccttgaGTTGCTCTGCTAGGCCTTTATAGAAACCACTGCTGCCTGTTCTGAGGTCTTTCTGCATTCTGTCTTCTTTAATAACTAAAAAGCATGCTCTCTTGGACTGAAACCAGGGGGGCTGAAATGACCATTAAAGAAATTTAGAAAAAGATCCCCCATCAGTACTAAATGTGGTTAATAAGTAAAAGGTAAAATGATGTTGCTTCATATTGCTgacaagacatttaaaaaagatatatctttgcacagaaacacactAAGCGGTTTTCTGTTGGTTAGAAGTGTAAAACAAGGTTCAAGTGGTTCACCCATCATATCCATTGGGTCAATATTACTTCATAGGTGAAAGTGTGGTAGAAATATCACACCTAGTTGTTGTTTCAAGAgctataactttaaaaaaaaatactagtgTAATTGTGGCAAGAGACATAACTGTGGAGATACTCATAACTTAGTATTACAAAGACAAAGCTAACACATGATAAAACAGGAATCAAATTCACACACTGACAGTGAATGGATGATTGTTATAATACTGGACAATAGTTTAAttcctttttattcacacagcgccaaatcacaactgcAGTCGCctcaatgtgctttatattgtaaggtagtccctacaataatacatacagagaaaaacccaacaatcatatgacccgctatgagcaagcactttggaaacagtgggaaggaaaaacagggaggggcggccatctgctgcaaccggttggggtgaataAGACCTATTGAGCTTACTATAGCCAGCTGTAAATATCTTAAAATACCTGTCTTAGAGCCTCACAGGCTGTCTACTAGAATAGACTGTACTCAAGTGACTGTAGCCTGATAGGTGGTGAAGAAAATTGATCTAATAGCATCCTTTCAACTAAACTTAGGTCAAGGGGCATCTTTTTAGAATCTAGGACTACTACTTCATCTTCATTTATGACTACTCCTAACTTCAGGATAAGATTTTTTGTAAATAAGACCCAAAAAAAGAGGGTGCCTCATCGCTGCTTTGACAGTAGTCACTCTATTGCTAGTTACTCACTCTGTCTTACAATATCACCAATATAACTTTCAGGTTGTTTTGATTGGGGACCACAAACAGCTACGACCCATTGTGAGGAACGAACACGTGAGGAAGCTTGGAATGGCCAAGTCTCTGTTTGAGCGCTATTATACAATCCATGAGAAGAGGGCAGTTATGCTGGACACCCAATACAGAATGGTAAGAACATTAACTTTACACGATAGGAGTGTATATAATAGTGATGTTtagcacaaaataaatatacTGGATtacaaaagtttaagaccacatCAAAAATCTAATCTTACCTCATTACAGTTTTTATATATGCTAAACTTAATaaagtacacacacatacacacacacatgcacaatcCTGTATGTGTGTAGGGGGGAATAGAACAAGAATTTAAACAGCAGATTAGTGAAATTGCCCATGGGAACTCCTTTGTAGCCTGCCGTAGAAGTAGGTTTCAAAGGATTCAGATGaatttgatcaactcaacagagGCTTGTTCAAATCAATAATTTTGCTGTCATTATTCACCTGGATGCTTGACCTGCACGTCAGTTAAGTTTTCATCAAAACATTGTTGGAAAAGCAAAACATCACTGACTATGTGACGGTACAAATATGGCCTCAGTTATCAGATTTGAGCAAACTTTTGGAGTCTATGCAGCTCTATAGTTAAATGGGGCCAAACAAATACGCTGCAACTATTTACTGCTGACATGTTTCACAGATTCACTCAAATCTTACTCACTCCATTCTTCACTCAAACTGTTTAGATAGAGTATCTATCTAAACAGTTTGATAGAGTATCTTGCCTATACTAAGACTAATTGACAATGCCAGCTTAACAATTTGTTAGTATACTTATTAGTATAATTATCTTGCCAAGTGGTCTTACACTTTTggattgtatttttttatacacTGCATTGTCTACCACATCCAATTCTAACTAAACTGTTATTTACCTTGATAGCATGAGGACATATGTGAGTTCCCATCAAATGAATTTTATAATGGAAACCTGAAAACTAAAGTGAGACAGCAGAGGAGTGTCTTTCAAATTGACAGCAAGACAAAACCCATTGTTTTTGGGGATGTCAAAGGAAAGACGATAAGTCTAGTTGTCAACACAGCCCAAGGCAACCAAAACTCTAAAGCTAATCTTGAAGAGAGAAACAAAGTGGTACAGTATTGGATGTTCTTTTGTTTCCTCTTAAAcagtaacatttaaatataaaaaagcaaaagttaCTGTAAAGCTACTGGATGCTCAACTATTTCAATTTGGTTCTCTTGCAGATTGCCATTGCTGAAAAGCTAGTGAAGACTGCCAGAATTGCACAGCAAAGTATTGTGATTTTATCACCTTATAATGCCCAGGTGTCAGAAATCAGGAATGAGCTGATGAAAAAGAAGATGGAACAAATCCCAGTTACCACGATCACAAAAAGTCAAGGTGACAGTGAGCTACTCTGTTACCTAACAATAAAACCTTTCCTAAagtttcctaaaaaggaaaggCTTCAGAATATAGTATTCAAAATATagtaaaatatatttagaataaataaaacattaaaactatatcaaaaactataaacaaaaaataatttggaaaaaagccaacagaacaaaaaaactgttcagttttaaaaagaccCATGTGTTGTAGTTTGTGGGgggttttaaaatattaaatcaaATATAACTGACTTCATTTAATTCAGTTGACATGGAATTCTTTTTCTGGGTATGACTCAGGAATTTCTCACAAAATCATGAAACAAGAAGAACTACAACAAAGGATAATAACTAGGAAATTGGGGGATTAGGATCAGTTTGCATAATAAGCAATACTCAAAAGTGTCAAAGGATAGACACAGGAAAAACCCAGTTATGCTGTTTAATGATAGCAAAATATGTGACAACATTCTTGTCTTTTAGGAAGTGAATGGCGTTATGTCATCTTATCTACAGTGTGCTCTCTACCAAATGAAGAAATTGAGAGACAACCAGAAAGAAGCTGGCTTTCCAAACATCTGGGCTTTGTTGGTGATCCCAATCAGATAAATGTAGCCATCACCAGGGCCAAGGAGGGACTCTGCATCATTGGTGAGATAATGCAGCTCTGCAGATCTGTTTTTAAGAATTATGCAGACGTTGCTGAGCTCCTAATATACAGTTGTCTAAGTTTACAATATTAATTGacttgtggatttttttttaaattactacCACTGTCATATTCCTAACCTAGTTTCACTGAATAACCAACAACGATtattttaaagcatgttttaaaattttttgGTAATTAAAACCTAAAATGTATTCAGTTATAAATATATGTTATCATTGTGTAGAGTACTAAACTATCCAATTCTTTATTATTGATACTCATAAGTCATaataagttttaattttaaacattCACAATGCTACCTGTACATGGCCTTCACCTTAGTAAAAAGTCTGACTTTGGTGTGTTGTCTGCAATTTGTAGGCAGTTTGTATGCAGGAGGCGGTATTAGCAGTTGCAGTCTTGTTTCATATTTGCTTTTTGGGGGGTAGATGATGATGTAAATCAGCTGTATTTCCACTGTATTTTTGGCAAGACTTTTTCATACAAGTCAGTTTGATGACCAGATCACTCTctagttttcagcatcactttttaaaagtggatgtttctaattttagcaaCATTACCAAGATTATCGAAGCAGTCTCTAACGTGTTTCTATTGTTTCAAAGGTGACCAAGAATTGCTCATGTGCAGTCCAACTTGGAGACATCTCTTGAACCACTACACTCTTCACAATGCCGTGACAATTGCAGACAAGATTTCAGTGTGTTCAGCCACCTGATTGATTCTGTGCTTTGTGAAGTTTGCAGCAGCAGACCAGAGCTCCTACAGGGAAGCTAGTAcaattttatgatttttttatgtcataagttttctttttttttcacttctctgtttttaagtttatattggaaatatttcttttattacaTTCATCTTGCTCTTTTGAAATATGAATAGTAAGTAGGAAATCTTACAAAACTTTGTTACATGAATTGCAAATATTGAACTTTGTATCACAGTGGATATTTCAGTTGTGTTATTATAGATCTTTTAAGTTAATTTAGGTATACCGGAACTGTATGAACTATCAAATTGTCAGTAGTTCCTGCTTATTgatgaattattttgttttcttacctgAAACCTTGGTTTAGCACTTAAACAGCCTCACCATTCAGTGAGCCTGTCACAGTTTTTAAggaaatattataatattgctttttttttttctttttaaaattttttatatTGTAACTTCAGGGATCAGCTTTGGCTGGAGTTTTACACCAAAATCCTGTTTTTTGGTTGTATTGTTGTATGTATTGACATGTGTAAATTAtaagtttaaatttaaatgatatTGCTCCTTCATACCGTGTTTCACATTGAACTCTGTCTTCAAATATATAGTGTAATAGTAATAATGCTGTCAAATTGATCAATATTCACTGTGGGTTTTGTCTTTGATTGGCTAATGAACTGTATTGTATAAACAATTAATAAACTGCtcaaaaaaatttaaacacaTCCAAACTCAATCATGCTGGATATCTTTGGTGATAAGGACTGTTAAAAATGAAACGgtgagacatttttttttttttaatggaaattaAAATGATCAATTTACAGAGGGCAAAATTCAGAGACatccaaaaaataaaagtaaaaaaaaattgcatgatAGTCCATTTTGCTGAAATTTCATAGAGCCACTCAAAATGGTCAGTACCATTGTATCATGTCTTTGTATTTATGCCTGACAACACTGTAGCATGTTCCTGATGAGACAACTGATCGTGCCCTGAGGGATCTC from the Oreochromis aureus strain Israel breed Guangdong linkage group 5, ZZ_aureus, whole genome shotgun sequence genome contains:
- the helz2b gene encoding helicase with zinc finger domain 2 isoform X2 — encoded protein: MSASASRLSPLLLVYDLKLVCTQCCVKEQEITYRLKSVQHKCGHNVLLCKAKGGIKWRPVSRRPIFPNPNQYMACWYYVEGRGCTQHKNRCTFARSDEEAAVWTFEKHQGLDHTLLCNLIAESERGTRQANIVEPLGDLLADVDLKAVCNLCSVKVNEITYTVQSVVHKCNRSLLLAKGKASDLWKLVSKRPTLAQTVCYEVCKYIAEDSRCTQHTQGRGCTYAKSLEEATVWNYLTEKKMDKNELIRLLTESQSVSLTPEHAAESMLRHFSGEFIEVCKDCFQEHPQKLTTKRWNDFCAADIAHAWNPVLVYHLSENSRKHVYSQVRPLPPNCQFTYCSYVIQGKPCWHTANECQSAQSEVEMAVWKAEHTGLCVRPHLLQLSQPVQTQPRKVTMYCKVCHLSLSSPESFYKHCASLEHAQLVAQDTTTRWRGREVPHNRRAELWLCERPQTCEYGSKCPKAHSMEELQEWMMRAAEEKEIRHNIQAQGLMSYNDRLLEEYKNSSNEVYIMSEHVDDVSISCDEDSTVECQEINATLKWNFQIETERELVHVALLKQEPGASFTLGDADSEPCIYSSSEPFLREDGTYDITVSFKSINPGLYRQWLVLDFDMRPVLLKKLKVRVGHSVVTEPPAVSSGARFQSCERWHRGNRIIIPCSSRTEEQDELLKMYKPPQISFLYKSSHNIQTPLNNENYKERMHHFLYNEECAEDQVVSRLNVCEEITALDTLYSLQFGVEAPRGQLFGVVLIPCHLTQDSPEGLTLQRSIRSALIAPLTSRPNSKVYEAGVLPYKTTENKLFLLLSKQCCFDLALKRNESYQMEVQFQLDRLNYCTMHRAVDLLPDTKTVLPVLKSCVIPNGNITCENLNTKQQLAIEFITGNSNVKNLVAPLLIYGPFGTGKTFTLATAASELCKDPQNKVLICTHTNSSADLYVREHFHPIISKKNGGIRPIRIKANKQGTALHATDSITLKYCLLSEEGHYFLPPTKAALDQHNIIITTTTMARHFHDLNLPEGYFTHILIDEASQMLECEALMALGLAGANTRVVLAGDHMQMGPKLFSVPDHDRSNHTLLTRLFHYYQDQNCDAAKKSRIIFHENYRSTREIVEFVATHFYVGKNDFIKAAGDVPAPTNCHALKFHHVRGECLLETVSMSWYNNTEVTEVVEVVKDILKHWPASWGHKDQSSVCILSEGFQVPRIRTALSSRNLANINVERLANVQGKQFRAVIMTTVQTRDSLKTSHLPGLEMFNDARVLNTAMTRAQSQVVVIGDAAALCCFGKCSGIWKSFINHCINSNSVAPQHFTKEFFEQDIMETAKFQKFEHVDESHTLDDAILKELKDDYEQLKTDEDSLEFQMTFSNHDGSRALYNFTNTGTDLLKMCEKQPEIYKQGKLIRESHRKGYVIPFHNPTKRISIVGQANLGKAFTGDEVVLHKTKVVSITKKEESARVLLCLLEDEDHSKSRQNSESKFIRRMMIPIKKSEPKICVLILKNQRNFMPIWEEIDGEWTVATQKYIDENLKQNSVFKVEVICWNENNFFPLGYVIDILPVGSSLDSGLKILNEEFKVAYNTCKSGKAVSNTDENNTNRQDLRELITFTVDPAEAKVLDDAISVRELEDHYELGLHIADVASVVKPGDDLDRAAEQSGTTYYCAEEKPISMFPQDLSIQLSLQKGRDRRVVSLIFKAEKNTNKITEKPTFQLSLINSDKQLSYLEAEDIISKSYKETPKFDTVEHCVTVAYCFAKAQRKIRLKSDWAYSQTDADRLPGKRKAHLMIEELAVLFNQHASETLISYDKTRYSTPLRCQAKPDPVKVEEFKEECGELIPLSFLVRHKVDHEQQSPKCQNFRILPEVWKEIVAAARTDDTDKMIDLVAADEIHPLIQPVTQMFRRCFSKAYVICSKSSPEAEIGHYSLNLKSYTKASSPIRQYMDVILQRLLHSFICNTNVQYTKSRIMALCSQFQENLKNAEKYEQKAEQISYAVSMKKQSASKIAFVVQANPEEDSFAVAFPFNKNIFVGNLPIMYKDLQPDDQPFYNEEKHSVTLKWKRRIYSADAMQIHQELKMMADSRPCIEVLLTVWKDTIEAIDNGKLDHAKRLIMHADADLKELEKQTVLPQSSEGCYTQAEKCLSEKQEIPEMQSEHFADIQLELQPGDILQVQLTSRIKRGYQMPTVQLVHIKPKFEICVDHVNSPITCFSRSADIPSRTHYNDTKEYIRIWKPLCEMESAANAVNESDIVIIENLQVKFNQELEGILKGSFLLPLQWINEWAIEFNLRNCFLCIRKRGLKLETSNVETSKVETSNVEYSTLVDPKEFTWVAHGITSNAEKLKNGGSKVEFYISHLPMEDIPKCIFQKNTHFTVEIIPKLIPDIRKENAVVNITSACDFVKAIALGQRIPREVKSSLNIVRRKINGLPALNQSQYHAVDKALNNTFTLIQGPPGTGKTVVGVYIVHSFFEHNSKKKRKWDDPKDKEKKEVILYCGPSNKSVDVVAEYLMRFKDSLRPLRVYSQEVEMLDFPFPDCKLQFSQRTLRQDRSKPELRDITMHHRMRQDQNIYSAQIKDFDKRIKLAFEKKGQLTAEEVKEYKNLLRKARAYELQHHDIILCTCTQSSTPVLTKTVTARQILIDECAMATEPQALIPLVCNKPEKVVLIGDHKQLRPIVRNEHVRKLGMAKSLFERYYTIHEKRAVMLDTQYRMHEDICEFPSNEFYNGNLKTKVRQQRSVFQIDSKTKPIVFGDVKGKTISLVVNTAQGNQNSKANLEERNKVIAIAEKLVKTARIAQQSIVILSPYNAQVSEIRNELMKKKMEQIPVTTITKSQVCSLPNEEIERQPERSWLSKHLGFVGDPNQINVAITRAKEGLCIIGDQELLMCSPTWRHLLNHYTLHNAVTIADKISVCSAT